The proteins below come from a single Miscanthus floridulus cultivar M001 chromosome 1, ASM1932011v1, whole genome shotgun sequence genomic window:
- the LOC136453182 gene encoding uncharacterized protein, which yields MELPAPLSRAAATPQAWASKEAYTDARQDAQAEAGPPPRRPPAFYSYVFAQIEEIGWEQVVSATGDDGVSCLTFRVVDEGGRIHLLEITLPMGYPESPPSVSADIPYLPKIQWSKSSRLKDVLYQFQAHLKILQEFWSTMDEIDKVLWIVDPTKPSYAMSHRHISLGDNCYILLHVDARKPNSLPECRFLGTDGKLDQLIINWRKNRKKWDAKKKFHENLAAVLDFALPAPPSVTGNVKDDEQADCGICYAKHLPVDDELGAHSGCATDYTCENPSCSRAFHSVCLRDWLRSITSTRQYV from the exons ATGGAGTTGCCGGCTCCGCTCTCGCGCGCGGCAGCGACAccgcaagcgtgggcgagcaagGAGGCTTACACGGATGCTCGGCAGGATGCGCAGGCGGAAGCGGGGCCACCTCCCCGTCGGCCGCCCGCGTTCTACAGCTACGTGTTCGCGCAG ATCGAAGAGATCGGGTGGGAGCAGGTAGTGAGCGCCACAGGGGACGATGGAGTGTCCTGTCTGACCTTCCGCGTTGT GGATGAAGGAGGACGGATTCATTTACTGGAGATCACACTGCCCATGGGCTATCCTGAAAGTCCTCCTTCAGTCTCTGCA GACATACCATATCTCCCAAAAATACAGTGGTCAAAAAGCTCAAGACTGAAAGATGTTCTTTACCAATTCCAAGCG CACCTGAAGATCTTACAAGAGTTCTGGTCTACGATGGACGAGATTGATAAGGTCCTTTGGATAGTTGATCCAACAAAGCCGTCCTATGCTATGTCTCATCGTCATATATCTTTAG GTGACAATTGCTACATTTTGTTGCATGTTGATGCACGCAAGCCCAACTCCTTACCAGA GTGTCGCTTCTTGGGCACAGATGGCAAACTTGATCAGCTGATAATAAATTGGAGAAAGAATCGTAAAAAATG GGATGCAAAGAAAAAATTCCATGAGAATTTGGCAGCCGTCTTGGACTTTGCACTGCCTGCACCCCCTTCGGTCACTGGTAACGTCAAAGACGACGAGCAAGCTGATTGTGGGATATGCTATGCCAAGCATCTGCCAGTTG ATGACGAACTCGGTGCTCACAGCGGGTGTGCGACGGACTACACGTGCGAGAACCCCAGCTGCAGCAGAGCCTTCCACTCGGTGTGCCTGAGAGACTGGCTGCGCTCCATCACCTCGACCAGGCAGTACGTCTGA